One window from the genome of Natrialba magadii ATCC 43099 encodes:
- a CDS encoding FAD-dependent monooxygenase, producing MTDSSEADREHYEAVVVGCGPGGAAAAARLADHGIETLVLERGTDAGSKNVSGGLIYAEDSAPYTIDDLFDGFREEASERPVTDYYIHNVAGNKVKSYDLTDLHEDDTDWCDAVLRRPMDSWLAERVHEKTSETGGGVLTNVRVNGLLRERGRIVGVTCDELDPIEADIVIAADGVNSELAREAGLMDWEDPNEWFQGVKAVVEMEPGVIDDRFDIDEDEGVAHLFSGDLFEDVRGGGFLYTNEESLSIGTVFHLDSLVEQQAEPHELLDALLTHPLLARWLGDEYDEREYSAKLVPDSKKVAHREPYQDRLVLVGDAAGQMQAQGPIIKGMNHAVTAGALAADAFAVTRGNADPAAAGRRYTQMLEDSGTMDKLRPRRYDLARTVGERDRVTDAVERVLDSRVGSLAIGNPVADRLLQRAYNSPFLVSMLPDTRTGYVTLPSIIGDEHGRTLHWESSVEPPTLDERIGDLTYDTDVGNPHIEVRDTSYEASGAAVYACPVSAEDFGGGCYRSEEVKRNGTAATVVSLDTQPCVECGTCAVVADTEWEHPRGGKGVEFREG from the coding sequence ATGACTGATTCAAGCGAGGCAGACCGAGAACACTACGAGGCCGTCGTCGTCGGCTGCGGTCCCGGCGGCGCTGCGGCAGCTGCACGACTCGCAGACCACGGTATCGAAACGCTCGTGCTCGAACGAGGAACGGATGCGGGCTCGAAGAACGTCTCCGGCGGCCTGATCTACGCCGAGGACTCCGCTCCTTACACGATCGACGACCTGTTCGACGGCTTCCGTGAGGAAGCCTCCGAACGGCCCGTCACGGACTACTACATCCACAACGTGGCCGGGAACAAGGTCAAGAGCTACGATCTGACCGACCTTCACGAGGACGACACCGACTGGTGTGACGCCGTCCTCCGTCGGCCGATGGACTCCTGGCTCGCAGAGCGCGTCCACGAGAAGACCAGCGAGACCGGCGGCGGGGTCCTGACGAACGTGCGGGTGAACGGCCTCCTGCGAGAGCGCGGCCGCATCGTCGGCGTCACCTGTGACGAACTCGATCCGATCGAGGCCGACATCGTCATCGCCGCCGACGGCGTCAACTCCGAACTCGCCCGTGAGGCGGGCCTGATGGACTGGGAAGACCCGAACGAGTGGTTCCAGGGCGTCAAGGCCGTCGTCGAGATGGAGCCCGGCGTGATCGACGACCGGTTCGATATCGACGAGGACGAGGGTGTCGCGCACCTGTTCTCGGGCGACCTCTTCGAGGATGTTCGCGGCGGCGGCTTTCTCTACACGAACGAGGAGTCGCTGTCTATCGGGACCGTCTTTCACCTCGACAGCCTCGTCGAGCAGCAGGCAGAACCGCACGAACTGCTCGACGCCTTGCTCACCCACCCGCTGCTCGCGCGGTGGCTCGGCGACGAGTACGACGAGCGCGAATACTCGGCGAAACTTGTCCCCGACTCGAAGAAGGTCGCTCATCGCGAGCCCTACCAGGACCGACTCGTTCTGGTCGGCGACGCCGCGGGCCAGATGCAGGCTCAGGGGCCGATCATCAAGGGAATGAACCACGCCGTCACCGCGGGCGCGCTCGCTGCCGACGCCTTCGCAGTCACGCGTGGGAACGCAGACCCGGCCGCTGCGGGCCGGCGGTACACCCAGATGCTCGAGGACTCTGGCACGATGGACAAACTTCGGCCGCGGCGGTACGACCTCGCACGAACCGTCGGTGAGCGCGACCGAGTGACCGATGCGGTCGAACGAGTGCTCGACTCCCGCGTTGGCTCGCTCGCAATCGGCAACCCGGTCGCGGACCGCCTGCTCCAGCGAGCGTACAACTCGCCGTTCCTCGTCTCGATGCTGCCCGACACGCGAACGGGCTACGTCACCCTGCCGTCGATCATCGGAGACGAACACGGGCGAACGCTGCACTGGGAGAGTTCGGTTGAACCGCCGACGCTCGACGAGCGGATCGGTGACCTCACCTACGACACGGACGTCGGCAACCCGCACATCGAGGTACGAGACACGTCCTACGAGGCCAGCGGCGCAGCAGTGTACGCCTGCCCGGTCAGCGCCGAGGACTTCGGCGGCGGCTGCTACCGCTCCGAAGAAGTCAAACGCAACGGCACCGCAGCAACCGTCGTCAGCCTCGACACCCAGCCCTGCGTCGAGTGTGGTACCTGCGCCGTCGTCGCCGACACCGAGTGGGAACACCCCCGCGGCGGCAAGGGCGTCGAGTTCCGCGAGGGATAA
- the phoU gene encoding phosphate signaling complex protein PhoU, producing MARQSYQEKLTELREDILYMSEVVMERLRMGLDALEQKDEDLANEVITGDSEVNQMYLDLEQQCIELLALQQPVASDLRFIAASFKIITDLERIGDLAVNLGEYTLNARHNLFPDVDVQEMGEMTLDMIEDAMVAYDTEDTDGCRQLADRDDDLDHFAERASEIVVRDLIERELESPDEVERLLQDVSRLLLTIRDLERVGDHAVNIAARTLYMVENDDELIY from the coding sequence ATGGCCAGACAATCGTACCAGGAGAAGCTCACGGAACTCCGCGAGGACATCCTCTACATGAGCGAAGTCGTGATGGAACGACTTCGCATGGGGCTCGACGCCTTAGAACAGAAAGACGAGGACCTCGCGAACGAAGTGATCACCGGCGACAGCGAGGTCAACCAGATGTATCTCGACCTCGAGCAGCAGTGTATCGAACTGCTCGCGCTCCAACAGCCTGTCGCGAGTGACCTCCGATTCATCGCTGCCTCGTTCAAGATCATCACCGACCTAGAGCGGATCGGCGATCTCGCGGTCAACCTCGGCGAGTACACCCTCAACGCCAGACACAATCTCTTCCCCGACGTGGACGTCCAGGAAATGGGCGAGATGACCCTCGATATGATCGAGGACGCCATGGTCGCTTACGACACCGAGGACACCGACGGCTGTCGGCAGCTAGCAGATCGCGACGACGACCTCGACCACTTCGCCGAACGGGCAAGCGAAATCGTCGTCCGCGACCTCATCGAACGGGAACTCGAGTCCCCCGACGAAGTCGAGCGGTTGCTCCAGGATGTTTCTCGGCTGTTGCTCACGATTCGGGATCTAGAGCGGGTTGGTGACCACGCGGTCAACATTGCCGCACGGACGCTGTATATGGTGGAGAACGACGACGAACTGATTTATTGA
- a CDS encoding electron transfer flavoprotein subunit alpha/FixB family protein produces the protein MALDPDDYSVDELREELDTVDETDELQAILEAEQAGRDRKTAREAVHRRLEAVGADVAGDAGGSDNGSDDAAGGVEEGTETEGEYEETKETVGDEAEGEPVDEVEDEDEPAVDDEGAAGEVDEPQTRDKKHVRALADGHYEDMWVFCETQQGDLLEVSREMLGKARELMDQFAEEYGEEERVVAFLMGDDCEELAEECIAYGADVAVYHDDDRLERFLHKPYTEISSHMARGEGTVESTDWRDYDKPRYVLFPATNNGRDLSAKVQAELDSGLASDCSDLFIEENEVSNPVKTGEPGVKKTFEKVLHMKRPDFSGFEYSTILCLDNPGREFHPQGASIIPGSFDPIEPDYDRDGLVVEHDMELDDDWFRVEITEYDQLEAGVDLTGHDVVVCLGRGIADDPTEGMELGLDLVDAFEDAELGITRGIVTSSYQFDGHVEQYAKEERQIGETGQVVAPDLYIAAGVSGAVQHKVGMDESDTIVSINTDPDARIRDFSDYFVEGDLFEVLPELADAVGSGELAPEAVADGSGETAADDSGETAADDSGETAADDSGETAEDGEPDDGADTATGGETDD, from the coding sequence GTGGCACTCGATCCGGACGACTACTCGGTCGACGAACTGCGCGAGGAACTGGACACGGTCGACGAGACCGACGAACTGCAGGCGATTCTCGAGGCCGAACAGGCGGGGAGAGATCGAAAGACGGCTCGGGAAGCGGTACACCGGCGGCTCGAAGCTGTCGGTGCGGACGTCGCTGGCGATGCAGGTGGAAGCGACAACGGTAGCGACGACGCAGCCGGCGGCGTCGAGGAGGGGACAGAAACCGAAGGCGAGTACGAGGAGACGAAGGAAACGGTTGGCGACGAGGCGGAAGGTGAGCCAGTCGACGAGGTCGAAGACGAGGACGAACCGGCCGTCGACGACGAGGGCGCGGCAGGCGAAGTCGACGAACCACAGACCCGCGACAAGAAACACGTCCGGGCGCTCGCCGACGGCCACTACGAGGACATGTGGGTCTTCTGTGAGACACAACAGGGCGACCTCCTCGAGGTCTCCCGCGAAATGCTCGGCAAGGCGCGCGAACTGATGGACCAGTTCGCCGAGGAGTATGGTGAGGAGGAGCGTGTCGTCGCGTTCCTGATGGGCGACGACTGCGAGGAACTTGCCGAGGAGTGCATTGCCTACGGCGCTGACGTCGCGGTCTACCACGACGATGATCGACTCGAACGGTTCCTGCACAAGCCCTACACCGAGATTTCGTCGCACATGGCCCGCGGCGAGGGAACCGTCGAGAGCACGGACTGGCGCGACTACGACAAGCCGCGGTACGTCCTGTTCCCGGCGACGAACAACGGACGGGACCTCTCGGCGAAGGTGCAGGCCGAACTCGACTCCGGGCTCGCCTCGGACTGTTCGGATCTCTTCATCGAGGAGAACGAAGTCTCGAATCCCGTCAAGACTGGCGAACCTGGCGTCAAGAAGACCTTCGAGAAGGTCCTGCACATGAAGCGGCCCGACTTCTCGGGCTTCGAGTACTCGACGATCCTCTGTCTGGACAATCCCGGTCGGGAGTTCCACCCACAGGGTGCGTCGATCATCCCTGGAAGCTTCGACCCCATCGAACCCGATTACGATCGCGACGGGCTCGTGGTCGAACACGACATGGAACTGGACGACGACTGGTTCCGCGTCGAGATTACGGAGTACGACCAACTCGAGGCCGGCGTCGATCTGACGGGCCACGACGTGGTCGTCTGTCTCGGTCGCGGCATTGCAGACGACCCCACTGAAGGGATGGAACTCGGCCTCGATCTGGTCGACGCGTTCGAGGACGCCGAACTCGGCATCACGCGGGGCATCGTCACCTCCTCCTATCAGTTCGACGGTCACGTCGAGCAGTACGCGAAGGAGGAGCGTCAGATCGGCGAGACGGGCCAGGTCGTCGCGCCCGACCTCTACATCGCGGCTGGTGTGTCGGGTGCTGTCCAGCACAAGGTCGGGATGGACGAGTCGGACACCATTGTCTCGATCAACACGGACCCAGACGCGCGTATTCGGGACTTTAGCGACTACTTCGTTGAGGGCGACCTCTTCGAGGTTCTCCCCGAACTCGCCGACGCAGTCGGGTCGGGTGAGCTGGCACCCGAAGCGGTCGCGGACGGGAGTGGCGAGACGGCTGCGGACGACAGCGGCGAGACGGCTGCGGACGACAGCGGCGAGACGGCTGCGGACGACAGCGGCGAGACGGCAGAGGACGGCGAGCCAGATGACGGTGCTGACACTGCAACTGGAGGTGAGACTGATGACTGA
- a CDS encoding electron transfer flavoprotein subunit beta/FixA family protein: MRSIVLTKGVPDFSDGAVSFNEEGHLERGKTPTVMNPNDAFALEAALQTRVRHGGHVSGMSMGPPGYAEVLEGAMESVYTDDSYLLSDRELAASDTWATAITLSAGIETYQEEVGDVDLLFAGFKTADGETGQTGPQTAWALDWPIVTHVIALDIDPDERLLRAKRLVEGDVDEIETVEAPLPCMVVTDPEFEPTYRKASHRLTHKRLRKETQNRAAAHDRHLTTWDHEDLNLDPDYIGLDGSPTIVSSVDPIPKAPSEREATMVDPSDSEGMNEVLGEFQPYAATTNGADGPNAAEGGD; this comes from the coding sequence ATGCGGTCCATCGTCCTGACCAAGGGCGTCCCGGACTTCTCGGATGGCGCCGTCTCGTTCAACGAGGAGGGCCATCTGGAGCGCGGGAAGACACCGACGGTGATGAACCCGAACGACGCGTTCGCACTCGAGGCGGCCCTGCAGACGCGGGTCCGCCACGGCGGTCACGTCTCGGGGATGAGCATGGGGCCGCCGGGCTACGCGGAAGTACTCGAGGGGGCAATGGAATCGGTGTATACCGACGACAGCTACCTCCTTTCGGACCGGGAACTCGCCGCCTCGGACACGTGGGCGACGGCGATCACCCTGAGTGCGGGCATCGAGACCTATCAGGAGGAAGTTGGCGACGTCGACCTGCTCTTTGCGGGGTTCAAAACGGCGGACGGCGAGACGGGCCAGACCGGGCCACAGACGGCGTGGGCACTCGACTGGCCGATCGTCACGCACGTCATCGCGCTCGATATCGATCCGGACGAGCGCCTGCTTCGTGCGAAGCGACTCGTCGAGGGCGACGTTGACGAGATCGAGACGGTCGAGGCACCGCTGCCGTGTATGGTCGTCACGGACCCTGAGTTCGAGCCGACCTACCGGAAGGCCTCTCACCGACTGACCCACAAACGGCTTCGCAAGGAGACCCAGAACCGCGCGGCTGCCCACGACCGACACCTGACGACGTGGGATCACGAGGACCTGAACCTGGATCCGGACTACATCGGCCTCGATGGCTCGCCGACGATCGTTTCGTCGGTCGACCCGATCCCGAAGGCACCCTCTGAGCGGGAGGCGACGATGGTCGATCCCAGCGATTCGGAGGGGATGAACGAGGTTCTTGGCGAGTTCCAGCCCTACGCGGCGACGACGAACGGTGCAGACGGACCGAACGCAGCGGAGGGAGGTGACTAA
- a CDS encoding DUF5800 family protein has protein sequence MTTLAFDDDGVDVVYEGTEFRLERDLIEEATEKSYYDVTDHEVLKIVAEQPNLQGEPRRVGDILD, from the coding sequence ATGACAACGCTCGCGTTCGACGACGATGGCGTCGATGTCGTCTACGAAGGTACCGAGTTCCGCCTCGAACGAGACCTCATCGAGGAAGCCACGGAGAAATCCTATTACGACGTAACGGACCACGAAGTGCTCAAAATCGTCGCCGAACAGCCGAATCTGCAGGGCGAACCGCGCCGCGTCGGCGATATTCTCGATTAA
- a CDS encoding polymer-forming cytoskeletal protein, whose protein sequence is MAGHRDPLDELVVPDGTEAKEVALETDGDVLIGSRSTIEFGVRGRNVLAGENVTVEGEIEAEGDCRLDMWCDVAENVLVGQDAYIGERVHIAGELKVAGDLDIGDDVDIEEGFEANGWIVIRNPMPTIVLMFVYLKHLLLIGEEDTAQRLISELVDEDDDEDDPETDPLVIPRNATVGDDAWRVSTPATLGDDCRLHGNVRAETIDVGRACNVFGSLRARGDVTVGEETRIHGDLTTRDGDVVLTNDARVLGDVSCANLELGPGAEIDGTIRADGEITMETGERELE, encoded by the coding sequence GTGGCCGGACATAGGGATCCGCTCGACGAACTCGTCGTTCCCGACGGGACCGAAGCCAAGGAAGTCGCCCTCGAGACCGACGGAGACGTCCTTATCGGAAGCCGCTCGACGATCGAGTTCGGCGTGCGCGGACGCAACGTGCTCGCCGGCGAAAACGTCACCGTGGAAGGCGAGATCGAAGCCGAAGGCGACTGCCGACTCGACATGTGGTGTGACGTTGCAGAGAACGTCCTCGTCGGACAGGACGCCTACATCGGCGAACGGGTCCACATCGCCGGCGAACTGAAGGTCGCGGGTGACCTGGACATCGGCGACGACGTCGACATCGAGGAAGGCTTCGAGGCCAACGGCTGGATCGTCATCCGGAACCCGATGCCGACGATCGTCCTCATGTTCGTCTACCTCAAACACCTGCTTTTGATCGGCGAGGAAGACACCGCTCAGCGGCTCATCTCCGAACTCGTCGACGAAGACGACGACGAGGACGACCCCGAGACCGACCCACTCGTCATCCCACGCAACGCGACTGTCGGCGACGACGCCTGGCGCGTCTCGACACCCGCAACGCTCGGCGACGACTGTCGACTCCACGGCAACGTCCGCGCCGAAACGATCGACGTGGGTCGCGCGTGCAACGTTTTCGGTAGCCTCCGCGCCCGCGGCGACGTCACCGTCGGCGAGGAAACGCGCATCCACGGCGACCTGACCACCCGCGACGGCGACGTGGTGCTCACCAACGACGCGCGCGTCCTCGGCGACGTCTCCTGTGCCAATCTCGAACTCGGCCCCGGTGCCGAAATCGACGGCACGATTCGCGCCGACGGCGAAATTACGATGGAGACTGGCGAACGCGAACTCGAGTAG
- a CDS encoding HalOD1 output domain-containing protein translates to MKQTAHSSTDTTETTAAEPTPAEGRFTYQAEPDQPPSVAIVSAIAEQEDLDVLSVADELEPLYNVVDPTALDALFDVSSDAPELDRAGGSVTFAYAGRTVTVDTTGRVILERT, encoded by the coding sequence ATGAAACAGACTGCTCACTCGTCCACGGATACGACCGAAACTACGGCAGCGGAACCAACACCCGCTGAGGGTCGGTTTACTTACCAGGCTGAACCGGACCAGCCACCAAGCGTCGCCATCGTTTCCGCAATTGCTGAACAGGAAGACCTCGACGTCCTTTCTGTCGCGGACGAACTCGAACCACTCTACAACGTCGTCGACCCGACGGCGCTCGACGCGCTCTTCGATGTCTCGAGTGACGCTCCCGAACTCGACCGTGCGGGTGGCAGCGTCACGTTCGCCTATGCAGGCCGAACGGTGACGGTCGATACGACTGGCCGTGTCATCCTCGAACGCACCTAA
- a CDS encoding methyl-accepting chemotaxis protein: MSSGIRRLVPSFIRRRYALKFGIVLLVIGLSVGAIGIVETSMITDTVEQTVLTDQQDQAVQEATEIDNWNDRNDQLLLSTAQAPIFAASQDDEQASGTETEDLEAIDSYLEDVYNELPENTRVNALYVDTSTDSGDVLAGTENASSLDDLAFPETDELESASAYTVQRTDPYLIEDDVSLVFDERPVRSYYVGIPGTDRAVVLTFDLADRSSNSPTVWQSETVVTIVDDEGQIIADDAYLGYGSDPENTAFGETYGNAELLDAAEEDSLGALRFDDAPTDVLQQEPYNFSPDGYVVGYYTTGEDWTVLVHTTEDQALGVVDSIGQFGALITLASVLIIAVLGAVIGRNTAGSIDRLTEKAKQMESGNLDVELESNRIDNIGRLYDGFDSMRDELKNSLREAEDARAEAEDERERVGRMNAHLEQKADEYSTVMQTAADGDLTARMDPESENEAMGEIATEFNEMLGELETTVDQLSQFATDVATASEQVTASSEEVQTASAEVSASVQEISDGADRQHQSLQSIDSELNTLSTTTEEIAASSSQVATLAERTANTSRDGSDTAQEAIDACEDLEDEHQAVVEEFEELEMQVDQIAELTETITEIAAQTNMLALNASIEASRSASDGDTGGFSTVAEEVKELSQDVKVAAEQIDERLEAVESQTARSATEVDQTTDEIERVNDLVTAVVDDLEEIATYAQETNDGVQEISAATEQQAASTQEVVAMVDEVASISEETTAEAETVAAAAEEQTSALTEVTGSAQQLSQQATTLSAALDRFETDATADAEDAALLDAAVAGEEASAITSASAGMTDGSDDIDDGDGNVDGTTDADGTTANANSDEDADTEASVFEFTDDQAE; encoded by the coding sequence ATGAGTAGTGGGATACGGCGGCTCGTTCCGTCGTTCATCAGACGGCGATATGCACTCAAGTTTGGAATTGTACTGCTCGTCATCGGGCTCTCAGTCGGTGCCATCGGCATCGTCGAAACGTCGATGATTACTGATACCGTCGAGCAGACGGTGCTCACTGACCAGCAGGATCAGGCCGTTCAGGAAGCAACCGAGATTGACAACTGGAACGACCGCAACGACCAGCTGTTGCTCTCGACGGCACAGGCACCGATTTTCGCTGCCTCACAGGACGACGAACAGGCTAGTGGCACCGAGACCGAGGACCTCGAAGCGATAGATAGCTACCTCGAAGACGTCTACAACGAACTCCCGGAGAACACCAGAGTGAACGCACTCTACGTCGACACCAGCACTGACTCCGGCGACGTCCTCGCAGGCACCGAGAACGCCTCTTCGCTCGACGACCTCGCGTTCCCGGAGACGGACGAACTCGAGTCGGCCTCGGCGTACACGGTCCAGCGGACCGATCCATATCTGATCGAGGACGATGTCTCGCTCGTCTTCGACGAGCGGCCCGTTCGTTCGTACTACGTTGGCATTCCCGGCACTGATCGGGCGGTCGTGCTCACGTTCGATCTGGCCGACCGCTCGTCGAACTCGCCGACCGTCTGGCAGTCTGAAACCGTCGTCACCATCGTCGACGACGAGGGACAGATCATTGCAGACGACGCGTACCTCGGCTACGGCAGCGATCCCGAGAACACCGCCTTCGGCGAGACGTACGGCAACGCGGAACTCCTCGACGCTGCCGAGGAAGACTCACTCGGTGCGCTCCGATTCGACGACGCGCCAACTGACGTGCTCCAGCAGGAGCCGTACAACTTCTCACCCGACGGCTACGTTGTCGGCTACTACACCACCGGCGAGGATTGGACCGTGCTCGTCCACACCACCGAAGATCAGGCACTCGGCGTCGTCGACTCGATTGGCCAGTTTGGCGCGCTGATCACGCTCGCAAGCGTACTCATCATCGCCGTCCTCGGTGCCGTTATCGGGCGCAATACCGCCGGGTCGATCGACCGACTCACGGAGAAGGCAAAACAGATGGAGTCGGGTAATCTCGACGTCGAACTCGAGTCCAACCGGATCGACAACATCGGCCGTCTCTACGACGGCTTCGATTCGATGCGAGACGAGCTGAAGAACTCGCTCCGGGAAGCAGAAGACGCTCGTGCTGAGGCCGAAGACGAACGTGAACGGGTTGGTCGGATGAACGCCCACCTCGAACAGAAGGCCGACGAATACAGTACGGTGATGCAGACCGCCGCAGACGGCGACCTCACGGCTCGAATGGATCCCGAAAGCGAGAACGAGGCGATGGGAGAGATCGCCACCGAGTTCAACGAGATGCTCGGGGAACTCGAGACGACCGTCGACCAACTCTCGCAGTTCGCGACCGACGTCGCCACGGCCTCCGAACAGGTGACCGCTTCGAGCGAGGAGGTCCAGACTGCAAGTGCGGAGGTCAGCGCCTCAGTGCAGGAAATCTCCGACGGTGCGGACCGGCAGCACCAGTCGCTGCAGTCGATCGACAGCGAACTCAACACGCTCTCGACGACGACCGAAGAAATCGCGGCCTCCTCGAGTCAGGTCGCGACGCTCGCCGAACGGACGGCCAACACGAGCCGCGACGGCAGCGATACCGCACAGGAAGCGATCGACGCCTGTGAGGACCTCGAAGACGAACACCAGGCAGTCGTCGAGGAGTTCGAGGAACTCGAGATGCAGGTCGACCAGATTGCAGAGCTCACGGAAACGATTACCGAGATTGCGGCACAGACGAACATGCTCGCACTGAACGCTTCTATCGAGGCCTCTCGCTCGGCCAGCGACGGCGATACGGGCGGCTTCAGCACGGTTGCCGAGGAGGTCAAGGAGCTCTCCCAGGACGTCAAGGTGGCTGCAGAGCAGATCGACGAGCGACTCGAGGCGGTCGAATCCCAGACGGCGCGCTCTGCGACGGAGGTCGACCAGACGACCGACGAAATCGAGCGCGTGAACGACCTCGTGACGGCTGTCGTCGACGACCTCGAAGAGATTGCCACGTACGCCCAGGAGACGAACGACGGCGTGCAGGAGATTTCGGCGGCGACGGAGCAGCAGGCGGCCTCGACCCAGGAGGTCGTCGCGATGGTCGACGAAGTCGCCTCGATTTCCGAGGAGACGACCGCGGAGGCCGAGACGGTCGCCGCGGCTGCCGAAGAGCAGACGAGCGCACTGACGGAAGTGACCGGCTCGGCCCAGCAGCTGAGCCAGCAGGCGACGACGCTTTCGGCGGCACTCGACCGATTCGAAACGGATGCGACTGCAGACGCCGAAGATGCGGCGTTGCTCGATGCGGCAGTGGCTGGTGAGGAAGCAAGCGCCATCACGTCTGCGTCCGCTGGCATGACAGACGGCAGCGACGATATCGACGACGGCGACGGCAACGTTGACGGAACTACTGACGCCGACGGAACTACTGCCAACGCCAACAGCGACGAAGACGCTGACACCGAAGCCAGCGTCTTCGAATTCACCGACGACCAGGCGGAGTAA
- a CDS encoding DUF7097 family protein, whose protein sequence is MERTPNGTPVGVDDPYEFVGVCDYLTGEGTCRYAFDHYEHDPEFARERASEEYECPVVDPETDDTWVDCPHFRSRNRDRECVRCDLAEKRLAHDDERPLLEEHHLSYARDGETLSHEITIYLCRWCHAKVHNSWARITDDAAPDPEALAELEGRRSRELEELSFESAAERYERGERNDRDKDG, encoded by the coding sequence ATGGAGCGAACGCCAAACGGCACTCCCGTCGGCGTCGACGACCCCTACGAATTCGTGGGTGTCTGTGACTACCTTACCGGTGAGGGAACGTGTCGGTACGCTTTCGATCACTACGAGCACGACCCCGAGTTCGCTCGCGAGCGCGCCAGTGAGGAGTACGAGTGTCCCGTCGTCGACCCCGAAACCGACGACACCTGGGTGGACTGCCCGCATTTCCGGTCGCGAAACCGCGACCGCGAGTGTGTCCGCTGTGACCTCGCCGAAAAGCGACTCGCCCACGACGACGAGCGGCCGCTTCTCGAGGAGCACCACCTGTCCTATGCCCGCGACGGTGAGACGCTCTCACACGAGATTACGATCTATCTCTGCCGGTGGTGTCACGCGAAGGTCCACAACTCGTGGGCGCGGATCACCGACGACGCCGCGCCAGACCCCGAGGCACTGGCCGAACTCGAAGGTCGGCGCAGTCGGGAACTCGAGGAGTTGAGTTTCGAGTCAGCAGCGGAGCGATACGAACGGGGCGAACGAAACGATCGAGACAAGGACGGTTAA
- a CDS encoding helix-turn-helix domain-containing protein produces MSLIIEYELRTPILESAGQVVRRLELEELYGTQDGTSKLLFWAFADDFDAFEDALASDGTVESHTRLESFTDRSLYGVTLTDEAAAKLTYPLAAEYNVAIIDITLTDEIVVSARVPSREALLEYRKRCLEKGVGFRVRRIYRENEAEAETETERYGLTEHQREALQTALDSGYFDVPRKATLSEIADELGISDQALSARLRRGQANLLWQTIAGETS; encoded by the coding sequence GTGTCCCTCATCATCGAGTACGAACTGCGAACGCCGATCCTCGAATCGGCAGGCCAAGTCGTCCGAAGGCTCGAGTTAGAGGAACTCTACGGCACACAGGACGGAACGTCGAAATTGCTTTTCTGGGCGTTCGCCGACGATTTCGACGCGTTCGAGGATGCGCTCGCATCCGACGGGACGGTCGAAAGTCACACGAGACTCGAGTCCTTCACTGATCGCAGCCTGTACGGCGTCACGCTCACCGATGAGGCAGCGGCAAAGCTAACCTACCCGTTAGCTGCCGAGTACAACGTCGCGATCATCGACATCACGCTCACCGACGAGATCGTCGTGAGTGCTCGCGTTCCATCCCGAGAGGCCTTACTCGAGTACCGAAAGCGCTGTCTCGAGAAGGGAGTCGGGTTTCGGGTACGCCGTATTTACCGTGAGAACGAGGCCGAGGCCGAGACCGAAACGGAACGGTACGGCCTCACCGAGCATCAGCGCGAGGCGCTGCAGACGGCGCTCGACAGCGGATACTTCGACGTACCCCGGAAGGCGACGCTCTCGGAAATTGCGGACGAACTTGGCATTTCAGATCAGGCACTCTCAGCCCGGCTCCGGCGCGGGCAGGCGAACCTACTTTGGCAGACAATCGCAGGCGAGACTAGTTAA